Part of the Metarhizium brunneum chromosome 6, complete sequence genome is shown below.
GAAAAACGTGTGTTGCTTGTCTGTCGCAAAGTTATGGTGAAGCTTTGTAACAAACTGTTCATCCGAACCCATGGGCAATCTGGACTCTTCGTCCAGGAGGGACAAGATGCCGAGTTTGCCTTCAATGAGGTCGATACATGGCTGGTTGTCCGAAAAGTCAATGAATGTCCAGTCAATCTGTTCTTTTAgatattcttcttgttccagcTTGAACACGTGTTGATTGAATTCTTGTTGCAGCTTCTCATTGGCGTAATTAATACAAAATTGCTCAAACGAATTTTTAGCAAAATGTTCGAATCCGTAGATATCCAGGACGCCAATAAAGGATTTTACACGGTTGAGAACTTCTTCTGTAGCCAGACTACGGTTGATAATTTCCACTAGCCAGTCGAACAAGCTTGAGTAGATGAATTTGGCAACCGAATCACGCACAACAATGGCCTGAGCTTGGCTCAAATTTGATGTGATTTTCTCGCCTCTAGTGATTAGTTGTTTCTTGACGATCCATTTGGCGAATTCAGGCGCATCGACTCCGAGAATGGCACAGGACTTCTCCAGCGACGGCTCTGTTGGCGCAAGGACGCTGTCGGTTCTGGACGCTGTGATCTTCACATTACCAAGATGCAGCAAACCAGCCAGAAGCTTGAAAATGTCATTTTGCTGAGCCTCTGATACGCCAATCGTCTGCAAAGATTTCTTGGTAGCCTCAAATTCAGCTTTGTCATCCACACCGTCAATAGTAGGACAATTGCCTTGGTTCAGATACTCGAACTGCTCAATCGGTAGGATATCAAGATCCTGGCGTTGGCTGTCAGAGGCACCGGCGACAAGCTGGTAAAAGATGTGGTAGTTTCGCTCTTTGAGGGGTTGAAAGACCAGACGCGATCGTTCTAGCAGGTACGTTCTTATCTTGGCACCGATAATATTCGTTTTTTCGTCGAACATGATCTCAATATATTTGCCAAATCGCGAGCTATTATCATTTCTTGTCGTTTTAGCGTTGCCGAAAGCTTCCATGATAGGGTTAGTAGCCAGGATCTGCTCTTCGGTCTCGCTCATGGCTTCAGGACCACGTTTGGAGCGGGCTCCTGGGTTTTCGGGTGATTCTCTGGTCGCGAAGTACCGCATAATATACTTGGCGCTCACAGTCTTCCCGGCACCCGATTCGCCAGACACAACAATCGTCTGATTCTTGTTATCTCGAATCATGTCTCTGAATTAGTGCTTGACGTTAGTGCGTGTGATGTCGTAGAGCAAAGATATAGCATATTCGTACATGAAGGCCTCTTCGGCGATGGCAAAAAGATGCGGAGCTTGGGTCGCCCGCTGTTTCCCAGCGTAGACTTGTACCATACCCGGTACATAAAGGGAGTCGACTCGAGCAAACGGATTCGTTGCAATGAGGACAATTCCACTGTAAGTGTAGATTTCCTTCTGTAAATATCGTAATCTGATCGCTTGTAACACTACGGATAATATCAGCTTAATATTCGATATTGGTGAACGTCTCAAAATCCCAGTCGGCTGTCGTACCAGCAGGTTCGTTAAGATGGGATAGATTGGTAAGGTCATCGCTGGCTTCCAGCATCGTAGGGTTCATCAGGGGCGGTAATGATGCATGATTCCCGCTTTGTAAGGCATCGACTGGAACCTCGACGGTCTTGGTCTAACGGAAGGGAAAATACCGGTAAGCCAAGGCCTTCAATAGAATTCTGAATGCTCCAATGCTGGGGAATAGATGACATACCTCGCCATTATCAAGTTTAAAAACAAGTTTTGCTGTTGAGCCGTCAATGTCTTTGCTGACCAGCTCCGAGGCTACCCAACCCTCGGCAGCATCAGGCTGCCACGCCCTCGTGCCAACGTCGTATGTCGATGCCATAGGGAGGACTACCAGGCAAGGCGCTGGTTGAGAATCGACAAAAGACGGTGGCGTGTGTTATTAGGAATGTTAAGAAGGTGACTTGGGTGATGGTTCTTTCATGGACGGAGGATACTTCAAAGAAGCTCCCTGACGTCTTGAGCCACTTGGATACAATAAAGGGGGGCGGGTCCAAAATACGGGGCAAGCTTCAAAATGCCAGGacggtgtacggagtacagggACCGACAAAGTCCAAACGCAGAGAATAGGCCCAAAGTCCAACAACCCTTTGGAAGGGTAAGCGACCTGGCATAGAGTTGAAAGTACAAAATGAAATCTCAACAGGATACCAACAAGGAGTTCGGTGAAAGCTACTAAAGTGCAGGTGGTACGCCAGCGATTGTTACGAAATAGCAAAACCACCAATCCGCAACGCGCTTCCAAACTTCTCCAGATTGGACCAGGCCCGCCAGGGGTTGGGTGGTTGgtggcactggcactgggcACTCGGAGTCAAAGTCTGGGTCTTGAAGTCCGCTCATTAATGCAGGGGCTTAATGCGCTGAGGCCCCGTTTCTCAGGGCGCATTGTATCAGATCGTCTCGCATGTTATGGTACATTTCGTAAACGTACCGCTATCGACGCCTGTGGTCAATATGAGCGATTGTTCTGCTTGCTACCATCTGAGGGCACCTATGTCCTGAGCACTCTAAAGGGAGTCTGGGCACCAGATAGTTGTTTGTGTTCGGTCCTCCCACACACAGGCGCTCTTTCCTCCTTTGAGTAAAGATCGGGCATGCTCCTTCGATGCTCGAAAGACCTCCATATTGTGGCGCACACATGAGAGTCCCTAGCAAACAAAGGTGCTAGggactacctaggtaggtaggtaggtcTGTGCGAGGGTCGTCACTGCACCTGTGCATTTACCTCCCCATCTGATAGagaaacaacattgaagtctcTCTACCTGTAGTGGGAGGCTATAAGTATTGTAGGCCCAAAGGCTTTACCaatacatacttaagtacctaggtatgtaccAGTCTCTACATAAATTTTCTATCACTATATTTTGTCTCCGAGCGGGGAGCTTGTCTTTAATTGTCAGTGTGCCCAACATTTCGCCCTCCTGCATTACTATGTATACAGAGTTAATTCTAAAATTGACAGTCATGGACCTCAGAGCACTTCATACACTCCAAATCCCAATGAGACTTGAAGTCAAAAATTCCAGCACAATGTCACGTGTTATGCAGTTGGACATGCAGAATTATTAGCACAACTCGAGGTTTTCATTGGCAAATTGCTTTTACGGTGTTCTGGTACTTCAACTCGATGGGTGTGCAGTATTACGGAAGGGCATATTCTGGAAATGCCAGTGGGAAGTATTCGGAGCTTTAAGTATCTTTGCATGCTCACTGGCATTGCAGTCTCTCCACCAGCACCGTGGGAATCTGAAACAAACCCCGATGGTCATTAAAGAATACTGCGCAACGAATACACAGTACAttagctacctaggtagttataTCAGGCCTCCGGGACTTGAAGCAAATTGAAATTCAGGGGTCTAGTGATTGTCCACAGTGTTCATAATCTGCCTGTCGAGAAACCACCGTCCAAGGTTCGTTGAAAATTGTCATGAAAGACATAGCACACAACAAGGGGCTTTTTTTCTATCCTCAATTGCAAAGATTTTAGTTGTTTAACGTCAAAGGTTCATCACTCTATGCTGAAGTTGTTGTTGAGCTCAACTGTACGAATTATGCCAATTCATTACCATCACTTTTCCATAATAATTCCCAACGCCAAATGTGCAACCCTAGCCTAAGCATGACTGTTCCTGCAACTCAGAACCTAGTTGCCAATCATCATGGCCCTCATCAGGCATCAGCACGTTGAGTGCTGCAGCCCATATGTATCTGTGGACTCCTCAAATCTGGACATCTAATATAACACCCGCGTCATAATACATGCTAAAGACACATCGACGTTAGTGATTGGGCATGGGTTGATTCGATCGCAGAGATACGTACAGCTCAGTGCTTCTAGGCTTTCAGTTATATCCTTGATTTCCTCGTAGCGAACATTGCTGATATCCGCCATCAAGTAGGCAACCTTGTGACGTCATGTTAGACAAGCACTAGACCTATATATCGGCAAGTTTGACTTACGTCGCCTTTGCTATCGCTGATTTGCTTATCAACATTGTGGTCGCCGAGGATTTCGTTAACTATGGAATAGGTTAGTAGCCACCTCTGAACCCAGACAGATATCATATGTAGGGTAGGGGGGTGTATGTTCGGCTCACCTTTGCGAAGCACACCAGGGACATTGCGGTGAATGTAAATGACCTGGAAGGCAACAAATATTAGCCAAGGACGAGCACAGAATAGCGAACAGGAATTACGACGTATTCAGACAAGGCATTGCTGAAATACGGGGAAGACTCCTTACCCTGGCATGATTTGGTTCGTCCAGCGTCAAAGATCTCAATTGGGCCTCAGGTAAGTTCACGCTTCCGAGTGTTATGCCCTGGTTGATGTAACGAACAAGAGCGTCCGCGACTTTTGAAATTTGAACAAGTCAGCATCATGACATTGGAAACATATTGCTATTGGAGTGCTCACCTTCGATACCAATTGCACGCTGTGCCTCCTCTGTGCTACCGCCAATGTGGGGAGTAAGTATAATGTTATTCAGAGATCGGAGATCTTCTGCCCAATGATTCAGGTTGTTATTGAAATAGTCACCATTGGCAGCCGGCTCGTTGGGATACACATCAAGGGCAGCTCCTGCAACCTGTCCAGATCGCATTGCTTTCACCAGAGCCGGGATGTCCACAACAGTGCCTCTACTGGCGTTGATGAGATAAGATCCGTTCTTCATCCTTTCGAATTGAGCCGTTGAAATCATCCCTCGAGTCTCCGGAAGATCGGGCACGTGGAGTGTGACAAAATCTGCCTCTTCCAGAAGGTTGTCTAGAGCTGGAACTTGGCGGGAAGTACCGAGCGCCATCAGGGTAATCACATCATAGTAGATCACATTCATGCCCATGGCCTCCGCGAGAACCGAAAGCTGTGAACCAATATGACCGTATCCGACGATACCTATGGAAGCTGGTCAATACCCAAAGCACGGGAGTGTCGCATTACTTCGATGCAGCAGCCGTGGAAAAGAGGCACCGTATAGACAAATGATAATCGCTCCGCATATGTTTTCTTACCTAGGGTCTTGCCTCGAATCTCCCAGCACTTAGCGCTAACCTTGTTCCACGTTCCACGATGCATCTCAGAGGAGCGATCGCCCAGCTGACGTGCAAGGGTGATGATCTCCGCAACAACGAGTTCCGCAACGCTACGAGAGTTGGCAAAAGGTGAGTTGAAGACTGCGATGCCGTGGCGAGCAGCGTATTCAAGATCGACCTGATTCGTCCCGATGCAGAAGCAGCCAATGACCAGAAGATTTTTGGCTTCTCTCAGCACGCGCTCGTTCAATTTCGTCTTGGACCTGATACCGATAACATGCACATCGCTGCGAAAAATTTGGAGTCAGTGATTTTAGCCCTGGGTAGATATTCGACCAATAGCGGTTTCCGCTGCAGAACTCACCGAATTTTtgcaatcaattgatcctcAGGAAGAGAAGTTCTGAGCGCCTCGACTTGATAGCCCTGTCCTCGAAGAATCTCTTGTCCCGTAGTGTTGACATTTTCTAAAAGGAGAATTTTAATATCCTGTGTATTGAAAGGTTTGAGCTGTTTCGGTGCGCCGCGATGAGCTAATGCCCCTCCCCAGCTAGACGGCGGAGATTGGAAAGTGGCCGTTGGGGAGGTCGACAAATTGTTCGGGTCCCAGCTATGAGAGACCGTTCTTGAAGTCACTGTATGAATATCGACGGGGGGCGTCATGGCGAAATGATCTCAATACAATAACTATGTCCGAAAATATCAATGTCGTAACAATAGAAGAGAGGGTAAATGTTTGGCGGGGTAGAGCATGTTACAGTCTGGTCGGAAAATACGTAGGTATTTAAGCAAATTTGAACACCAGCTGGGGCTTCGGGGGGCAGCCAGGTGCTcaaagtaccagaccctAGTATGTACtgaagtactccgtaccagactTACTGATGACACGGCCGGTCGCGCCGGATCATGTTGTTAAGCTCCTCCAGGTCTGGCGCCACTCCTCTGAGTGTTCAAGTCGGACACAAACTGGTTGTGGTAACCCTTAGCTATCCCCTTGAGGTAATTCCTTCAGACCAGACCCTGTATTATGCATTCACCCTTGTTGTAAGGGACACTACCCTAATGGCACCCATAAACTTCATGTCGCTACTTCTAAGTACCcaagtaggtacttaagtacttacgATTAGGTGGGCTTaaaggtacctaggtatggACGTATAATGTACATTGAAGTAGACCCGGCAGTACTGTATGAAGTATGTACGTCCATATTATGAAAGTGGATGGATGATGTAGCCATTGCAGAGAGAgacttttccatcttgcaaCAGCTCTCTCCCATCTTTTTGTCTACTAAAATCAAGAGTCACTACAATACGAAAGTGTAGTTCGAATTGGGGCATGAAGTAGGTCGTCAATTTATGAGCACTATGGCAAAGTGCTGTATGACTCGTGGGCTAGAAgactttaaaaaaaaaaaaaaaaaaccagacCTTTAATGTTGCTCAACAAGGTTGCGTGATCCAGACCCCACAAGAGGCTAGGTCACTGAGCGAAGTGAACTCCTATTGGTGCCCCGTCAACCTGTCTGTCCCGTTTCTAGATGTACATTAAAGACCCCTTGCACTCAAGACTAGTGCTCCGATCTACGGACgtcggaacattgaagcaagaAAATGCGTCACAGAGGGTGAGACAAGGTTACTTGGTACCAAGGAACGTATGGTCCTTTCATTGCTGGCGTCATGCCTGCCTGGTACCCCACAGGGGCGCTCCTTGTGTTCAGAATAGTACCATTTTCTTCGTGAGGGATAGTTCTATCGCTGCGTTTTATATGTTTTTACAGAGCACTTTTCAATAATGCTCTCAATTCGAGGTGTCTCGTTTCTGTCCAAATATATAAAGCcatatataatatttctttatTACTATATATCCGATTAAATAGTTGGTCAACATATTTCAGCGAATTCTGGTTAAAATGGCTTGTTTTCCCAAATGGCTCTAGCCAAAAACGCGCGATTCCCCTTCCAGAAGTACCGCTCCAACTCCACGCGTCACTGGCTGCGGGCTCCGTCCGGAGACATAATCCTGCATGCACTTGATTCAGACCTTTGGACGGAGTTGACGGGTTTGGCCAGCGATGGAATGTTGGCATGTTGGCTGTCGATTCGACGCGGGTTCGATCACCGTTGTGGCTATTGAATTTCATGCATATTGCCTTCGTCTCTTCGAAGCGGGAAATACCTAGCACATTTTTTTGGACGAACGAAGGGGCTGATTCACTACACTTACCCAGTGTATTATCCTGTGATACTCCTGCTAGTATCGTAACATATTAAATACTGGAGCTCATTCTATTCGATTAAAATATATCAGTACGCGCAGTTGTCTTCCAAGATCGCAGAGCCAAATGAGACAGACCCCtgtgcttctgcttctgctccgATCCAACAATAGGCTTAATATTGCTGGGTCATCCCACGCCGGGTCATCAATGTTGTACAATGCTCTTGCCGAAGTATGGAGCTTGGTTGCGATTGCAAGTAACCGTCACTGTCTTCCCAGAGAGAAAGGAGCATATCTACCGATCATCATAAGCCCCCTTGTGTGTCTATGAAATCAATTCAAAGCCCTCCGAACTAATCCGTAAGCCTCCATCAACCGATACACCAGCATCATATTCGCCCTCTGCGACATTCGTTACAGGCAAGCGTGCCGGTCGCCATATTATTTGGTCATGCAACTGACCAGCCCAGTGCTTCATACTGGTGGCCAAGACTATGTTtcaaaaaacaaaaacaaaataaataaataataggtCACACAACTATCAGTCTCTTAACATCATAGTTGCTCAGCTTTGCTTGCACTCAGCAGCCTCCTGTTTGGGCTTTCCGGACTCATCCTGGTAGCACTTGATTAGATGACTGATGACCCAAGTGAAACCAGGTATGCAAACTTACTTCCTCATCAgactcttcgtcctcgtcatgaTCCTCGCTCAtgtcatcctcatcatcgtcctcgtcatcgtcaaaATCATCGCCGTCCaagtcatcctcgtccaagcCGTCCTCGAAGGCAAGAGCTTCACCGGTAAACCAATCAATGGCGCGAGGAATAAGTTTCTCCTTAATATCCTCACCGAGCTGGTAATCAAGCTCCAATCGATCTTCGATATCGGCCACGGCTTCTTCGTCCTCTACATCGTCATCGTTGGGGGCTTGTGGTGGCGAGAAGAAGTTGAAAAACGATTCAGTGGGAACCGTTTTCTTCACGATACGGGTCTGGTTGGTGTCTGTTTCATTGTTAGCAATGCGATTCACGCAAAGTATAGATTTTGGGTCATACTCTTGTttctctgcttcttggcttcgACACGTACGGTCAAATCTTTGCCAGAGCGCCATTCGATCTTGTCACCCTCTGCATGGTCGTAAATAAAATCACCGCCATAACCGCTCTCGTTCTGATAGAAATATGTCTTGGTGATGGATTTGTTTGTAAAGAATTCGTTCTCTGCAAACTCGAATATGAGACGGAAACCAGGCTTGTCAAGATATTCCATGCGAATATCAGTCAGGTGCTTGAGTGCGGTCTCATCGCGGTCGGTGATCATTTCGGCGAGCGTCGTCTGGTTCTTCATGGCCGATAACCAGAACTCGGGAATGCCAGCTACATCCTCGGGAACATCGTCCTGCCTCGGTGCGCTCTCATCGGTTGTACCTGAAGGATTAGCCTCgagctcttcatcttcattgcTACCAGCCTTGACCTCTTCCTCGGTCGGCTCCGTCTGGCCATTGACAATGGCGGCACGCTTCTCGTAGAGCGGTGTGAACTTGGCGAAATATTTCTTCTCCAATTCCAGAACTTCTTTCTGGAACTCATCTTCGAGCTTTGAGTGCTCATGCTGGACGCCACGCAGACCAGCAACTCGGCGGCGAACAGCCGGGGGGAGTGACTCAATATATCCCGAAGAACGACCAATAAGCGAGCCCAGGCGGCCCTGAATCATTTGGACCAGTTTGGGGTTCTGGGCGAAAATCGCTGCGGCAGTGGCGCGATCCATGTCCTCTATATGGGTGGTTAAACAATCAACGATCGAGGGCTGAATTTCAGGTATGGAAGTTTACCTTCTATGATACTAGCCACGCCAGGTTGCTGAGCGTGGGAAGAGATGGGCGCATTGGTAGCTGGTGTGTTCTGAGGCGTACTGGAGGTGGGGTAATTAGTTTGGTGGGAGACAGATTGTGCTTGGGCAGAGATTACTCACGGGGCCGTCAAGTCGGGTCGCTTGTTTCTGATCGGTTCGGCCATTTTGCTCGCTAAGCGGAAACACGATGTGTTCTAATAGCAAGCGGGCTTTGTAGATGGTGGGAGAGCGAGGTTTGTGAAGGGGCTGTGGAGGATGAGGAAGGGGAAGGTTGAGACGAGTGAGCCCGCTCTTTTGGCGGTTGGCTAAATTTCGGTGGGGAGGCCAGcgggcgaaaaaaaaaaaaaagaaaattggGCGCGGTGTGGTCTGGTTGGAGCTTGTTGGGCCAGACCCGAACAGACCTAAACAGGCAGCCCAGTCAAAATCCACCTAGGTAAAGTACCTAGAATTAGAACTCGACTTCTTAGGTCACTCAGCAAACAGTCGAACATTCGAGTTGTggaagggaagaaggaaTCGACGCCATATTTCCGAATTTGGAGCCCTTTCCACAATCCTCGCATGGTCCGACAGGCCGCCTCACAGAGAACAACTACGGGTGAAAGCATTCATACGTACGGATTTGCCTATAGAGAATTCACACCGTCATTGTTGTCTCCGCCACTTTGTAGACCCGCCGGCAGGACACACATCACGCCCCAAGCCAGCCTGGGGACGAGACGCATGTGTATGCCGTCCGCTGACGGTGTGATATATACTACTAGGTATGTATCTTGCCTGCTGTGACCACGAGGTACGCAAGCTGCAATGGCATGTTGGGGTAGCAACGTGCTGTTCAAGGCCTAACTGCTCGCAGTGCCTATACCATAGACGACCAAACTAGTGGTCTCGGAGGCTTCTCCTTAcaaaggtaaaaaaaaaagcacgaACTACAGGGTAGTGCCTGGGAGCGGGCAGTTGGacaactacctaggtaggttcACATGTGCAGGTATTCGAATAATATTGTACGAACTTTACTTGACTCGACGCTGGCTAACAAAACAGACTGCAGGGGAAACAGAATAGTGTATACCATAAGTACGTTGCAGGCAATGGACTAACAGGGTGAGGTCCTCCACGGGTTTGATGGCCAAGGTCGCCTAGGTTGCGACTCAACCAGCCAAAGCTGGAGAGTACGTACCGTCATCATTTATTCTGTGTCGGCGGGGGGTGGGCGCCAGATCTAGTTAGCTCCCTCTAACTTAGATGCCTAGGTCggtagtagtactccataACTTATTTTACTCCGAGCCAGGCAAGTTCTGGAGCTAGTGTGCCTGCACAACCATGTTTTCTAATCGCCAATGGCAGAACCACCATTTCTGTTGACGCTTCTTACCATCAATTAGGTATCGTAGCCCCGACAGCCGTCAACTGCAAGCGAAGACGCCGAACTGAAGCTCCCAGATATGCCACGTGGACGTGTGAAGAGTGAGATCAGGTGATGGATCATGACGGAACACATAGATTGagccgcggcgacggcacGTCTGCGGCAAACGGTTCAACGACGTTATACCGCCTGAACTCCAACCAGAGCAGCTCCAGTGTATTCGAAGATGTTGAAATGGCACACGACGAGGTACACATCTCATGACGAAGAAGGCTATTTACCTACTTGACTCACACATCTATCTAACTGCAATGTCAATAGCTCTACTCAGGCCCCGTGGCCGAAAGTTTACCCAGCAGTGTTTCTGCATTCTCCCACCGCCGAGCCCGTGCTGGCTCGACAGCTAGCTTCACATATTACGAGGAGCCTGAGATACCAGAAAGCGAGGAAGAGCCAGGCGCCTTTACCGACCTAAGTGAAAGTTTTGTTAGACGGAGCCTCAGCGATCTTGGCGACCTCGAGTTTGGcatcgaggacgaggaggactCAGCGGACCGAGAATATTTGGCAACCCACGATGATTACATGTTAAGGCGTCGTTCGTCAGCACAATCGCGAGATTCCGTTCACGCACATCTTCTCCGTAGAGACAGCACGGCCACTGTTGCTAGTGCTCGCGCCGAAGGGCGAAGTAGCCAGAAGATATACATGGCAAACGAGGATTTGACCATTGTCGTAGCCGGTTTCCGGACGAGTACAGTAGGTTTTTTAATCTACACAGCCCTGTGCTTCCTTACTGGCGGGATCGCATTTCTGCTCCTTCGCTGGCTGCCTCGTTGGTATATCGCCATTGTTGGACGGCCCTGTTCTTTGAGGAATTGTGATTGGGTGGTCATTGAAAACCAATGGGGTGAGTTGAGCATCATCCAGGTCACGACCCAAGAATATGGTAGACCTGTCTCATCGGTGTTTGGTATACCGGAGAAGCCATttctcaacagcctcgaCGATGACAACGACCCACTTATTGACCATCTTCGCTCGCTGGATTACCGCTATGTTCGACTTTATTTTCATCCCATTGAAGATAAATTTGTTTTGTCTGCTGGGTGGAAAGATCCGGAATGGACAGATGCACGACTTGTTCGATCAGGCTTGGACAGCGACGATAAGATTATACGTGAAGCCATCTTTGGCAACAATCTGATCGACATCGAACAGAAAACCATCAGTCAATTACTTGTAGACGAGGTATTGAGCCTTTGTGATCCCCCATACTAGCAAGCTGATGAATCATTGAACACGGCTAATCGAGTTGACCAGGTCCTTCACCCCTTCTATATATTTCAGATTGGTAGCCTGATTCTTTGGTCTCTGGACTCTTACTATTATTATGCCGTATGCATATTCATCATGTCCGTGGCTAGTATATCTGCGACTCTAATCGAGACACGTGCTGTAAGTTCAACAAACTAAAAACAGGAAGAAACGCGAGCTAATATTACCAGACAATGCTGCGTCTTCGTGAAATCTCCCGGTTCGAATGCGATGTACGAGTTCTCAGAAACGGATTTTGTATGGCCGCCAAATGAACTCGCAACCTCATCAGGACAGAAATACTAATCAGCATACAGGGAAATACGTGCCGTCCGGCGACCTGGTCCCAGGAGATATTTATGAATTGAGCGACCCGAACCTGTCACAGTTCCCGAGTGACAGTCTCTTACTTACCGGTGACTGTATTGTCAATGAGAGTATGCTTACTGGTAAGGGATGACAATTAACgtcaatacggagtacatctGACGAGAGTAGGCGAGTCCGTCCCAGTTTCCAAGATCCCCGCTACGGATGAAACGCTATGTTCCATGGACCTTGCGGCTGCTTCAGTATCCCCTGAGATCGCACGGCATTTTCTATACTGTGGAACGAAAATAATTCGGACTAGACGACCCCAGGAgggcgaagatgaagatgccgTGGCTTTAGCTCTTGTTGTTAGAACAGGGTTCAACACTACTAAAGGGTCCTTGGTACGGTCCATGCTTTTCCCCAAGCCCTCGGGTTTTAAATTTTACCGAGATTCCTTCAGATACATCAGTGTTATGGCCATTGTTGCCGTGCTGGGCTTTATCATGTCTTTTGTCAATTTTCTAAGGCTGGAACTTGCATGGCACTTTATTATTGTTCGTGCTCTTGATTTAATCACGATCGTTGTACCACCTGCTCTACCGGCGACACTGACAATTGGCACGAACTTTGCCTTATCGCGCCTGAAGAAAAAACAAATTTTTTGTATCAGTCCCCAGAGAGTTAACGTGGGAGGAAAAATCGACGTAATGTGCTTTGATAAAACAGGCACATTGACAGAGGATGGCCTCGATGTTCTCGGACTTCGCATCAGCCTGGGAGAAGGCGAAAAGTTCAGCGAGCTCTTGTCTCGAGCACCTGTCCTTGGAAATAGAGGCATCACACCCAAAAGCAAGACCACTGTCCAAGCGGCACTTTACACAATGGCAACAT
Proteins encoded:
- the SER33 gene encoding D-3-phosphoglycerate dehydrogenase 2, which codes for MTPPVDIHTVTSRTVSHSWDPNNLSTSPTATFQSPPSSWGGALAHRGAPKQLKPFNTQDIKILLLENVNTTGQEILRGQGYQVEALRTSLPEDQLIAKIRDVHVIGIRSKTKLNERVLREAKNLLVIGCFCIGTNQVDLEYAARHGIAVFNSPFANSRSVAELVVAEIITLARQLGDRSSEMHRGTWNKVSAKCWEIRGKTLGIVGYGHIGSQLSVLAEAMGMNVIYYDVITLMALGTSRQVPALDNLLEEADFVTLHVPDLPETRGMISTAQFERMKNGSYLINASRGTVVDIPALVKAMRSGQVAGAALDVYPNEPAANGDYFNNNLNHWAEDLRSLNNIILTPHIGGSTEEAQRAIGIEVADALVRYINQGITLGSVNLPEAQLRSLTLDEPNHARVIYIHRNVPGVLRKVNEILGDHNVDKQISDSKGDVAYLMADISNVRYEEIKDITESLEALSSCIMTRVLY